ATGAGGTCACGGTCGCGCACCACAATAAACTCCCAGGCCTGTGTATTGGACCAGGATGGCGACCAGCGCACGGCTTCAAAAATATTTTTCAATTCATCATCGGTGACAAAATCATCGGTAAACCTTCGGACACTGCGTCTTTTGCGTATGGCTTCCTGTAATTCCATAATCTACTCTCCTAAATTATTTTCATTGTTACGTTATTGCGTCAGAACCTTTCACGCTGCCAATTTTACCGGCGCCGACATCGGCGATTTTCCGTTCAAAGATTTGCCTTGCCTGATCGGTCAGGGCACTGATCGAAAAATCTTTTGCCCGGTAATCCGGCGCAAGCGAAGCGATCAATTCCAGCGTGATGGTGTTTGCTTCGCCGGTATGGAAAGAAAATGTGCCGGGACGAAACAGTTTGTCGGTATCCCGGATAAAAACCAGCTTTAACTCCGTGTTGCAGTATCGCGCAATGCTGAATACGCCTTTATTGAAAGGCAAAAGTCTGCCGCCCTGACCGCGCGTGCCTTCGGGAAATACAAACAAGTTGCCGCCGGCTGCCAGATGGCGGCGGATGCTCTCCATGTGTCTGATCATCGCGGGATCATATATTCCGGAAGGCGATGAAGGCACATATCCCGCTTTTCTTAAAAACCAGCCGAAAATGGGCACGTTAAAAAAAGTATTTTTAACAATGGTCGTCTGGCGCGGGAAAAGGGACACCAGTAAGATCGGATCCAGATAAGAAACATGATTACAGACAATGATGGAAGAGCGAAGTCCGCGTACATCCGCATGAATCGCAAACTTTGTTCGGGGCACCAGAAGCCCCATCAGGGCAAAAAAACATTTCAAATGGATATGATTCATTTTCTGCAAAACAGCATCGCTGCTTTTTAAACGCAGGTAGGCAGGAATAAAAAGTAACAGCAGAATAAATAAATAACCGAAAAGAAAATAAGCCCATAAAAGCACCGTGAGGCAAAAATCGATGATGCGTTGTATGGGTCGAAGAATGGCCATGTTAATTTCAGGTCAACTTTCGAACGAGCAGGTTGGTGTTGACGCCGCCAAACGCAAAATTCTGGATGGCGGCGGTTTTAACGGGATGTTCGATAAGCTTCGGGACGTGGCGAATCATCGCGCAGCGCTCATCAATATCATCAAGATTGAGCGTCGGCGCAACAAACCCCTCCTCCATCATGTAAAGCGTCATAATCGTCTCAATCGCGCCGCAGGCCGCCATGGTATGCCCCATGTAACTTTTGAGGGCCGTCACGGAAGGCCCCTTTCCGTAAACAGCGCCGATGGCCTGCGCCTCGATGATGTCCCCCATCTTGGTGGCGGTGGCGTGAGCGCTCACCAAATCGACTTCCGAGGCGTTGATTTTCGCATTTTCCAGACCGAGCTGAAGCGTCCTGGTTATGCCGTCAAGATTGGGCAGGATCAGATCGCCGCCGTTGGAATTGCAGGCAAAGCCAATCACTTCGGCCAGAATCGTCGCGCCGCGTTTCTTCGCGAATTCGTATTCCTCCAGCATGACGGCTCCCGCGCCTTCGGCGACCACCAAACCGTCGCGCGCCCGGTCAAACGGACGGGGCGTACGCTGGGGCTGATCATTGAAAGCTGTGGAGCAGGCCAGAAGATTATCAAAAACCGCGACTGTGATGGTATCATATTCATCCGCGCCGCCGCAGAGCATGGCGTCCTGCAAGCCGTATTTAACGGCCTCGTAGCCGTAACCGATGGACTGGCTCGAGGTGGTGCAGGCTGTCCCGGAAGAAATAATGCGCCCGGTAATGCCGAACATTTTGGAAATATTGACGGCGGTGGTATGCACCATGGATTTCAGATAATCGACGGCGCTGATGCCCTGATACGCCGCTTTATTCTCGGCATTGAAAAAGACCTTGTAAATATCCCGCTGAACGGTAGGGGAACCGTGGATCGACCCGAACGCGATACCCAGTCTGCCTCCCGTTACAAATTCAGAGGGAAGCCCCGCCTGCGCCAGCACTTCCTTGGCCGCCTGGCAGGCATAATAGGCCACGGGTCCCATGGTCTTGCGGTGCTGTCTTGCAAAATCGTACGTCATCGGATAGCTGACCGTGCCGTAAACGCGGGAATGAATAAAACGGCTGATCAG
This portion of the Deltaproteobacteria bacterium HGW-Deltaproteobacteria-6 genome encodes:
- a CDS encoding 1-acyl-sn-glycerol-3-phosphate acyltransferase — its product is MAILRPIQRIIDFCLTVLLWAYFLFGYLFILLLLFIPAYLRLKSSDAVLQKMNHIHLKCFFALMGLLVPRTKFAIHADVRGLRSSIIVCNHVSYLDPILLVSLFPRQTTIVKNTFFNVPIFGWFLRKAGYVPSSPSGIYDPAMIRHMESIRRHLAAGGNLFVFPEGTRGQGGRLLPFNKGVFSIARYCNTELKLVFIRDTDKLFRPGTFSFHTGEANTITLELIASLAPDYRAKDFSISALTDQARQIFERKIADVGAGKIGSVKGSDAIT
- a CDS encoding 3-oxoacyl-ACP synthase; this translates as MTERRVVITACSAISPIGHGREQIVESLLKGVSGVTELREDELISRFIHSRVYGTVSYPMTYDFARQHRKTMGPVAYYACQAAKEVLAQAGLPSEFVTGGRLGIAFGSIHGSPTVQRDIYKVFFNAENKAAYQGISAVDYLKSMVHTTAVNISKMFGITGRIISSGTACTTSSQSIGYGYEAVKYGLQDAMLCGGADEYDTITVAVFDNLLACSTAFNDQPQRTPRPFDRARDGLVVAEGAGAVMLEEYEFAKKRGATILAEVIGFACNSNGGDLILPNLDGITRTLQLGLENAKINASEVDLVSAHATATKMGDIIEAQAIGAVYGKGPSVTALKSYMGHTMAACGAIETIMTLYMMEEGFVAPTLNLDDIDERCAMIRHVPKLIEHPVKTAAIQNFAFGGVNTNLLVRKLT